The following nucleotide sequence is from Peribacillus sp. ACCC06369.
GGACAATTACTGGGAAGGGCTGTTGGAATTGAGTCAATCGATGAAATTAATTGGGATAGGGGATAACGGTCAGGAAAGCTTACTGCCTCAATATGCCCAATGGATAGAAGAAAGTGAAGTGCTGGTCGGGGGTGAGAGGGTCTTATCCTTCTTTCCTAACTATTCCGGCAAGAAGATTGTCATAAAGGGCGGTTTGAAAAAAGTGGTAGAACAACTGCAGGATGAAACTCGTCCAACTGTTGTCTTGGCTTCCGGTGACCCATTGTTTTATGGAATGGGAGGCTATCTTTCCAGCAAAATCAACATGGAGGTTTACCCATATTTCAGTTCCATTCAGCTTGCTTTTGCAAAAATGGGTGAAAGCTGGCAAGATGCTTTTCTAGTTAGTGTTCATGGCCGCAGTATGAAAGGGCTGGCCCAAAGGATTGATGGGCAAGCGAAAGTTGCCTTGCTTACTGACGTCGAAAATACTCCCAACCAACTGGCTAAATATCTCCTTTCATTCGGAATGACTGAATATCGGGCATTCGTGGCTGAAAATCTTCAAGGAGAAACTGAAAACTCAGGTTGGTATGAACTTGAGGAAATGATGGAGCGGGAATTTTCCCCGTTGAATGTCGTCATTTTAAAAAGAAAATCTGAAGGTCCAAGTTGGTCTTTAGGGATAGAAGATGAAGAATTTTCGCAACGTAAGCCGGATAAAGGACTCATAACCAAAAAGGAAATTAGAGTATTAAGCCTGCATGCGCTGAAGCTCAGAAAAAACAGCATAGTTTGGGATGTTGGGACGTGTACGGGGTCAATGGCAATTGAAGCGGCTAAGTTTGCATCCGAAGGACAAATCTTCGCAATTGAAAAAAATGAACCTGACTT
It contains:
- the cbiE gene encoding precorrin-6y C5,15-methyltransferase (decarboxylating) subunit CbiE translates to MSQSMKLIGIGDNGQESLLPQYAQWIEESEVLVGGERVLSFFPNYSGKKIVIKGGLKKVVEQLQDETRPTVVLASGDPLFYGMGGYLSSKINMEVYPYFSSIQLAFAKMGESWQDAFLVSVHGRSMKGLAQRIDGQAKVALLTDVENTPNQLAKYLLSFGMTEYRAFVAENLQGETENSGWYELEEMMEREFSPLNVVILKRKSEGPSWSLGIEDEEFSQRKPDKGLITKKEIRVLSLHALKLRKNSIVWDVGTCTGSMAIEAAKFASEGQIFAIEKNEPDLENCYQNQSKFRTDITAIHGKAPQGLETFPDPDAIFIGGTGGEMVDLINTCCKRLKEGGRIVLNAATIENLYRANEAFAEAGFHTSIMHAQISRSKPILGMNRFVPLNPVYIITAQRKEDMNE